The following coding sequences are from one Wenzhouxiangella sp. AB-CW3 window:
- the fusA gene encoding elongation factor G, translating to MSRKTSIERYRNIGIMAHIDAGKTTTTERILFYTGVSHKVGEVHDGAAVMDWMEQEQERGITITSAATTCFWSGMDKNFPEHRINIIDTPGHVDFTIEVERSLRVLDGAVAVFCAVGGVEPQSETVWRQATKYQVPRMAFVNKMDRTGADFQRVVEQVRKRLGANAVPIQMPIGAEEDFEGVIDLVRMKAIYWNTEDMGMSFELRDIPAERADDAAAAREFMIEGAAETSEELMNKYLEEGELTEEEIMQGLRAGTLANEIVPVLCGTAFKNKGVQALLDAVIQYMPSPTEVKDIRGEDERGEEVRCPSDDDSPFAALAFKIATDPFVGSLTFFRVYSGVVKAGDTVFNPVKGKKERVGRLLQMHSNSREEIKEVRAGDIAAAVGLKDVTTGDTLCDPSNVVTLERMEFPEPVIAVAVEPKTKSDQEKMGIALSKLAQEDPSFRVRTDEESGQTIISGMGELHLDIIVDRLKREFKVEANVGKPQVAYRETIRQAVEAEGKFVRQSGGRGQYGHVKIKLEPMDEGGGYEFVDQIVGGVVPKDYISSVGKGIEEQMQNGVIAGFPMVDVRAILFDGSYHEVDSSEMAFKIAGSMAFKDGALKAKPVLLEPIMKVEVVSPEEYMGDVMGDLNRRRGLVQGMEDVPAGKVIRANVPLSEMFGYATDLRSMSQGRATYVMEFLHYSEAPNSVAEEVMKKSA from the coding sequence GTGTCACGCAAAACATCCATCGAGCGCTATCGGAATATCGGCATCATGGCTCACATCGATGCCGGCAAGACCACGACGACCGAGCGCATTCTGTTCTATACCGGTGTCTCGCACAAGGTTGGCGAGGTGCATGACGGTGCGGCCGTCATGGACTGGATGGAGCAGGAGCAGGAGCGTGGCATTACGATCACTTCTGCGGCCACGACCTGTTTCTGGAGTGGCATGGACAAGAATTTCCCGGAGCATCGGATCAATATCATCGATACCCCGGGGCACGTGGACTTCACCATCGAGGTCGAACGCAGCCTGCGTGTGCTTGACGGTGCCGTGGCGGTGTTCTGTGCTGTCGGCGGCGTAGAGCCCCAGTCCGAGACCGTGTGGCGCCAGGCCACGAAGTACCAGGTCCCGCGCATGGCTTTCGTCAACAAGATGGATCGTACCGGCGCCGACTTCCAGCGTGTGGTCGAGCAGGTGCGCAAGCGTCTGGGCGCCAACGCTGTTCCGATCCAGATGCCGATCGGTGCCGAAGAGGACTTCGAGGGTGTGATCGACCTGGTCCGCATGAAGGCGATCTACTGGAATACCGAAGACATGGGTATGTCTTTTGAGCTGCGCGACATTCCGGCCGAGCGAGCCGATGATGCTGCCGCGGCGCGTGAGTTCATGATCGAAGGTGCTGCAGAAACCTCCGAAGAGCTCATGAACAAGTATCTCGAGGAAGGTGAGCTGACCGAAGAGGAGATCATGCAGGGCCTGCGTGCAGGCACGCTGGCCAACGAGATTGTTCCGGTGCTGTGTGGCACGGCCTTCAAGAACAAGGGTGTGCAGGCGTTGCTGGATGCGGTTATTCAGTACATGCCCTCGCCGACGGAAGTCAAGGATATTCGTGGTGAAGACGAGCGCGGCGAAGAGGTTCGCTGCCCGTCCGATGATGACTCGCCCTTTGCGGCCCTGGCTTTCAAGATTGCCACCGACCCGTTTGTCGGATCCCTGACCTTCTTCCGTGTCTATTCCGGCGTGGTCAAGGCCGGCGACACCGTGTTCAATCCGGTCAAGGGCAAGAAAGAGCGCGTTGGCCGTCTGCTGCAGATGCACTCCAATTCCCGCGAGGAAATCAAGGAAGTGCGTGCTGGCGATATTGCTGCCGCTGTGGGCCTGAAGGATGTCACGACCGGGGATACCCTGTGCGATCCTTCCAATGTGGTCACGCTTGAGCGCATGGAGTTCCCGGAGCCGGTGATTGCCGTGGCCGTGGAGCCCAAGACCAAGAGCGACCAGGAGAAGATGGGTATTGCCCTGTCGAAGCTGGCCCAGGAGGATCCGTCCTTCCGTGTGCGCACCGACGAAGAGTCCGGCCAGACCATTATTTCCGGCATGGGTGAGTTGCACCTCGATATTATCGTTGATCGCCTCAAGCGCGAATTCAAGGTCGAGGCCAACGTCGGCAAGCCTCAGGTCGCCTACCGCGAGACCATTCGCCAGGCTGTTGAAGCCGAAGGCAAGTTTGTTCGGCAGTCGGGTGGTCGTGGTCAGTATGGGCACGTCAAGATCAAGCTCGAGCCGATGGATGAAGGTGGTGGATACGAGTTTGTCGACCAGATTGTTGGTGGTGTCGTACCCAAGGACTACATCAGTTCCGTGGGTAAGGGTATCGAAGAGCAGATGCAGAACGGTGTGATTGCCGGCTTCCCGATGGTCGATGTTCGCGCCATCCTGTTCGATGGTTCGTACCACGAAGTCGACTCCAGCGAAATGGCCTTCAAGATTGCCGGTTCAATGGCATTCAAAGACGGTGCGCTGAAGGCAAAGCCGGTACTTCTCGAGCCGATCATGAAGGTCGAGGTTGTGAGTCCGGAAGAATACATGGGCGATGTCATGGGTGACCTGAACCGTCGACGCGGGCTGGTTCAGGGCATGGAAGACGTGCCGGCCGGCAAGGTCATTCGTGCCAACGTGCCGCTGTCGGAAATGTTTGGTTATGCCACTGACCTGCGCTCCATGAGCCAGGGTCGTGCGACCTACGTGATGGAGTTCCTGCATTACTCGGAAGCTCCGAACAGTGTCGCTGAAGAAGTGATGAAAAAGAGCGCATAA
- the rpsL gene encoding 30S ribosomal protein S12: protein MATINQLVRKPRRAKHYKSNVPALEASPQKRGVCTRVYTTTPKKPNSALRKVARVRLTNGYEVTSYIGGEGHNLQEHSVVLIRGGRVKDLPGVRYHTVRGSLDTAGVSDRRQGRSKYGAKRPKN from the coding sequence AAGCCAAGGCGGGCCAAGCATTACAAGTCAAACGTTCCGGCGCTCGAGGCTTCGCCTCAGAAGCGCGGCGTCTGCACCCGTGTGTACACCACGACTCCCAAGAAGCCGAATTCGGCGCTTCGCAAGGTAGCTCGTGTGCGGCTCACCAATGGCTACGAAGTCACAAGCTATATCGGTGGTGAGGGGCACAATCTGCAGGAGCACTCGGTGGTGCTGATTCGCGGTGGTCGTGTCAAGGATCTGCCGGGTGTTCGCTATCACACGGTGCGTGGCAGTCTGGACACCGCTGGTGTGTCCGACCGTCGCCAGGGTCGCTCCAAGTACGGCGCCAAGCGTCCGAAGAACTGA
- the rpsG gene encoding 30S ribosomal protein S7: protein MSRKHSNFERDILPDPKFGSEMIARFINMVMQDGKKSVAERIVYGAIEEMEAKGHGDALSAIEQALDNVAPAVEVKSRRVGGATYQVPVEVRPKRQQALAMRWTIESARKRGENTMPRRLAGELLDAMEERGAAVKKREDTHRMAEANKAFAHYRW, encoded by the coding sequence ATGTCCCGCAAGCATTCAAATTTCGAACGCGACATCCTGCCCGATCCCAAGTTCGGCAGTGAAATGATAGCCCGTTTCATCAACATGGTGATGCAGGACGGCAAGAAGTCCGTCGCCGAGCGCATCGTCTATGGCGCCATCGAGGAGATGGAGGCCAAGGGCCATGGTGACGCCCTGTCAGCCATCGAGCAGGCCCTGGACAATGTGGCCCCGGCTGTGGAGGTCAAGTCCCGGCGAGTCGGTGGTGCCACCTATCAGGTGCCCGTCGAAGTGCGCCCCAAGCGGCAGCAGGCCCTGGCCATGCGCTGGACCATCGAGTCGGCCCGCAAGCGTGGCGAGAACACCATGCCTCGCCGTTTGGCTGGCGAACTGCTGGATGCCATGGAAGAGCGTGGTGCCGCAGTCAAGAAACGTGAAGATACCCACCGGATGGCCGAAGCCAACAAGGCTTTTGCCCATTACCGCTGGTAA